The Nitriliruptor alkaliphilus DSM 45188 genome includes a region encoding these proteins:
- a CDS encoding carbamate kinase: protein MADRTVIALGGNAISPAGTAGTAAEQTDNIWRTMRQVAALVEHGLTELILTHGNGPQVGNVLIKNELAKHVVPPVPLDWCVAQTQATIGFTIASTLSHELAVRGVTQPVVPVVSRVLVAADDPGFTAPSKPIGPYLTDADEVAEREAEGQHFARQGERGWRRVVASPEPLVSVDRAAVELLLDDGAIVVANGGGGIPVVTDGDGPLRGIEAVIDKDLAGARLAEELSAVSFVILTDVPAVAVGYGTSDQRWLGAVTVDELRGLQRDGHFSVGSMGPKVEAVCRFVERTGGRAAIASLDDAVAAAEGTAGTQVRVGR from the coding sequence GTGGCGGACCGGACGGTCATCGCCCTCGGTGGCAACGCGATCTCGCCCGCCGGCACCGCGGGTACGGCGGCCGAGCAGACCGACAACATCTGGCGCACGATGCGCCAGGTCGCCGCCCTGGTCGAGCACGGGCTGACCGAGCTGATCCTCACCCACGGCAACGGTCCGCAGGTCGGCAACGTGCTGATCAAGAACGAGCTCGCCAAGCACGTGGTCCCCCCGGTCCCCCTCGACTGGTGCGTCGCCCAGACCCAGGCCACCATCGGGTTCACCATCGCCAGCACGCTGTCGCACGAGCTGGCGGTGCGCGGGGTCACCCAGCCGGTCGTCCCGGTGGTCAGTCGAGTGCTTGTGGCCGCCGACGATCCGGGGTTCACCGCCCCGTCCAAGCCCATCGGCCCCTACCTGACCGACGCCGATGAGGTCGCCGAGCGCGAGGCCGAGGGCCAGCACTTCGCGCGGCAGGGTGAACGCGGGTGGCGGCGCGTGGTCGCGTCGCCCGAGCCGCTCGTGTCCGTCGACCGCGCGGCCGTCGAGCTCCTCCTCGACGACGGCGCCATCGTCGTGGCCAACGGGGGCGGGGGCATCCCGGTCGTCACCGACGGGGACGGTCCGCTGCGCGGCATCGAGGCCGTGATCGACAAGGACCTCGCGGGGGCACGACTCGCCGAGGAGCTGTCCGCCGTGAGCTTCGTGATCCTCACCGACGTGCCCGCCGTCGCTGTCGGGTACGGGACGTCGGACCAGCGTTGGCTCGGGGCGGTCACCGTCGACGAGCTGCGCGGGCTCCAGCGCGATGGGCACTTCTCGGTCGGTTCGATGGGCCCGAAGGTCGAAGCGGTCTGCCGCTTCGTGGAACGCACCGGTGGCCGCGCGGCCATCGCCTCGCTCGACGACGCGGTCGCCGCGGCCGAGGGCACCGCAGGTACCCAGGTCCGGGTCGGACGATGA
- a CDS encoding nucleoside deaminase, whose translation MTGDDARFEGWLEVALEEAIAGRDEGGIPIGAALIGADGAVLGRGHNRRVQDEDPSVHGETDAFRRAGRQRSYRGTTMVTTLSPCWYCSGLVRQFGISRVVIGEARTFHGGHDWLAEHGVEVHVLDDQRCVDLLGDFIQQHPTIWNEDIGDD comes from the coding sequence GTGACGGGCGACGATGCGCGGTTCGAGGGCTGGCTGGAGGTCGCCCTCGAGGAGGCGATCGCCGGCCGGGACGAGGGCGGCATCCCCATCGGTGCCGCGCTCATCGGTGCCGACGGCGCCGTCCTCGGCCGCGGTCACAACCGCCGCGTCCAGGACGAGGACCCCTCCGTGCACGGCGAGACCGACGCGTTCCGCCGCGCCGGCCGCCAGCGCAGCTACCGCGGCACCACGATGGTCACCACCCTGTCGCCCTGCTGGTACTGCTCCGGCCTGGTGCGCCAGTTCGGCATCTCGCGCGTGGTCATCGGCGAGGCGCGCACCTTCCACGGCGGCCACGACTGGCTGGCGGAGCACGGCGTCGAGGTGCACGTCCTCGACGACCAGCGCTGCGTCGACCTCCTCGGCGACTTCATCCAGCAGCACCCCACGATCTGGAACGAGGACATCGGCGATGACTGA
- a CDS encoding DUF2877 domain-containing protein produces MMDALERVTGPANATPGAASSAIAPVLAGPPQPVRVLAAFPAAVYLEHATGLLAVVAADGVQHPNAVVLSVGVAARPLAGLHVGQEGTVGDGAIGVGQLQVTVARWFDPSPHLRATSPPLIAGKIADARAHLMARTGSDSHDLAVPADAVAEALRSGDMDGVLTAVRDLVGAGPGLTPAGDDVLAGLFAAVVTLSPAVAPEATTTLTRTLALTGGAVVDRARHVTTAVSAELLHHAVRGEVADLAAAVLHAFTGRRPLTPALDALLAVGATSGRDLAHGLITGAALVLATAEAGDPDRPATTVGAR; encoded by the coding sequence ATGATGGACGCCCTCGAGCGCGTCACGGGTCCTGCGAACGCCACGCCGGGTGCGGCCAGTTCTGCCATCGCCCCGGTGCTGGCCGGCCCTCCTCAGCCGGTGCGCGTCCTCGCCGCCTTCCCCGCCGCGGTGTACCTCGAGCACGCGACCGGGCTGCTCGCCGTGGTCGCTGCCGACGGCGTCCAGCACCCCAACGCCGTCGTCCTCAGCGTCGGCGTCGCGGCCCGTCCGTTGGCCGGCCTGCACGTCGGCCAGGAGGGAACCGTCGGTGACGGCGCGATCGGTGTGGGGCAGTTGCAGGTGACCGTCGCCCGGTGGTTCGACCCGTCGCCGCACCTGCGGGCCACCAGCCCTCCTCTGATCGCCGGCAAGATCGCCGACGCCCGGGCGCACCTGATGGCCCGCACGGGCTCGGACAGCCACGATCTCGCCGTCCCGGCGGACGCCGTCGCCGAGGCGCTGCGGTCCGGCGACATGGACGGCGTCCTCACCGCTGTCCGCGACCTCGTCGGGGCCGGCCCCGGTCTGACGCCCGCGGGCGACGACGTCCTGGCCGGCCTGTTCGCCGCTGTCGTGACGCTGTCCCCCGCCGTCGCGCCGGAAGCCACGACCACGTTGACCCGGACGCTCGCCCTCACCGGCGGCGCGGTGGTCGACCGTGCACGCCACGTGACCACGGCGGTGTCCGCCGAGCTGCTCCACCACGCCGTCCGTGGCGAGGTGGCCGACCTCGCCGCCGCCGTGCTGCACGCCTTCACCGGCCGCCGTCCGCTCACCCCGGCCCTCGACGCGCTGCTCGCCGTCGGCGCCACCTCGGGCCGCGATCTGGCGCACGGCCTGATCACGGGCGCAGCACTCGTGCTCGCCACCGCCGAGGCAGGCGACCCCGACCGACCCGCCACGACCGTAGGAGCCCGCTGA
- the codB gene encoding cytosine permease, whose amino-acid sequence MTDQLAPPPKTDHVDPDYPLHIVPPHARKSVLSLGVVLLGFTFFTPTMLAGANIAPEFSFAGFLQVALLGSLVLGVYVSALGAIGARTGLTTVMMSRYSFGSGGSKLVSLLLGGTQIGWYGVTVATLALLTQQATGLEGAGWRWTLIVLGGAIMGVTAYYGYRGMELLSAVSVPLLLILAGWVTWRSLGEIGDAGGLGAITGGGGMTVAAAVTAIVGTFASGGTQAPNWTRFARTPGQGIGASALAFFIGELLMIFFGGIGALAFGIGDFVEVLFALNLIGWGLVFLVANLWTTNDNTAYNFGVAGAELFNAPTKKPFVIGGVVIGTLLAMPIYDNLIGYLLWLGILIPAVGGVIIGDFLANWRDGMPEPEGYVVPVVRWENLAVYAVATFVAWLSSKNGWFIPPINGIVLAVLGSFVVSRSMRPDLGRPVGVGS is encoded by the coding sequence ATGACTGACCAGCTCGCACCACCTCCGAAGACCGACCACGTCGACCCCGACTACCCGCTGCACATCGTCCCGCCGCACGCCCGCAAGTCGGTGCTGTCGCTCGGGGTGGTGCTGCTCGGCTTCACCTTCTTCACCCCGACGATGCTGGCCGGCGCGAACATCGCACCGGAGTTCAGCTTCGCCGGGTTCCTGCAGGTGGCGCTGCTCGGCTCGCTGGTCCTCGGCGTGTACGTCTCGGCGCTCGGCGCGATCGGGGCGCGGACCGGCCTGACCACCGTGATGATGTCGCGGTACTCCTTCGGGAGCGGCGGCAGCAAGCTGGTCTCCCTCCTGCTCGGCGGGACCCAGATCGGCTGGTACGGCGTCACGGTCGCCACCCTGGCGCTGCTGACCCAACAGGCCACCGGCCTCGAGGGGGCCGGGTGGCGGTGGACCCTCATCGTGCTCGGCGGCGCGATCATGGGCGTCACCGCCTACTACGGCTACCGCGGCATGGAACTGCTGTCGGCGGTCTCGGTCCCGCTGCTGCTGATCCTCGCCGGGTGGGTCACCTGGCGATCGCTCGGCGAGATCGGCGACGCGGGCGGCCTCGGTGCCATCACCGGCGGTGGCGGGATGACCGTCGCTGCCGCCGTCACCGCCATCGTCGGCACGTTCGCCTCCGGCGGGACACAGGCGCCGAACTGGACCCGCTTCGCGCGCACGCCGGGTCAAGGCATCGGTGCCTCGGCGCTCGCCTTCTTCATCGGCGAGCTGCTGATGATCTTCTTCGGCGGTATCGGGGCGCTGGCCTTCGGGATCGGTGACTTCGTCGAGGTGCTGTTCGCCCTCAACCTCATCGGCTGGGGCCTGGTGTTCCTGGTCGCGAACCTGTGGACCACCAACGACAACACCGCCTACAACTTCGGGGTCGCCGGCGCCGAGCTGTTCAACGCGCCCACCAAGAAGCCGTTCGTCATCGGCGGGGTGGTCATCGGCACGCTGCTCGCGATGCCGATCTACGACAACCTCATCGGTTACCTACTGTGGCTCGGGATCCTCATCCCCGCGGTGGGCGGCGTGATCATCGGTGACTTCCTCGCCAACTGGCGCGATGGCATGCCCGAGCCCGAGGGCTACGTGGTCCCCGTGGTCCGCTGGGAGAACCTCGCCGTCTACGCCGTGGCGACCTTCGTCGCGTGGCTGTCGAGCAAGAACGGCTGGTTCATCCCGCCGATCAACGGCATCGTCCTCGCCGTCCTCGGCTCGTTCGTCGTCAGCCGGTCGATGCGGCCCGATCTGGGCCGCCCGGTCGGCGTCGGCAGCTAG
- a CDS encoding uracil-xanthine permease family protein, with translation MSTQAPPQVELNYGLDDVPKPFPKAIGLGLQHVLTAFGATITVPLILGPAMGFDLTQIAILISSVFIASGLATVVQVMFGTRLPIVQGVSFAFLGPFFAIIAAHPGEDAMRYIAGAIMAGAIVEMIVGYGGLMGVLRRFITPITIGPVIALIGLSLFGAASGTAQGNWWLALLTVAFIFVYGLILAQRVRMFSLFPILLAVLSAYLVALVLTAVGVFEAGSASAVSFEGIGDAPWLRGFVPGEGGIIFPWGTPLFDLGFFVAIIAAYLASTIESFGDYHAISRIVGKGDPTKKQINRGIGAEGIGCFITGLVGGFASTSYSENIGLVGLTKVASRVVVIIGAIALVVLGLASKVGAVIATIPSPIVGGIYLALFGLIAAVGLSNLQRADMDSQRNLMIVGFVLFMGLVVPNYFGGLPDDWTLLGVGWLTDLAKSIGGSGIAVAAIVGLLLDNIIPGTDLERGVGTYDIGAPPADQLGMEGLTEGRHPRLDRPTDDPTDRP, from the coding sequence TTGAGCACGCAGGCCCCACCGCAGGTCGAGCTCAACTACGGGCTCGATGATGTCCCCAAGCCCTTCCCGAAGGCCATCGGTCTCGGGCTGCAGCACGTCCTGACCGCGTTCGGCGCGACCATCACGGTCCCGCTGATCCTCGGCCCAGCGATGGGCTTCGACCTCACCCAGATCGCCATCCTCATCAGCTCGGTGTTCATCGCCTCGGGGCTGGCCACGGTCGTCCAGGTGATGTTCGGCACCCGCCTGCCGATCGTGCAGGGCGTCTCGTTCGCGTTCCTCGGTCCCTTCTTCGCCATCATCGCCGCCCACCCCGGCGAGGATGCGATGCGCTACATCGCCGGCGCGATCATGGCCGGCGCCATCGTGGAGATGATCGTCGGGTACGGCGGCCTGATGGGTGTGCTCCGGCGCTTCATCACCCCGATCACCATCGGCCCGGTCATCGCTCTGATCGGTCTGTCGCTGTTCGGTGCCGCCTCCGGCACGGCGCAGGGCAACTGGTGGCTGGCGCTCCTGACGGTGGCCTTCATCTTCGTGTACGGGCTCATCCTCGCCCAGCGGGTCCGGATGTTCTCGCTGTTCCCGATCCTGCTCGCGGTCCTGAGCGCCTACCTCGTCGCGTTGGTGCTGACGGCGGTGGGGGTCTTCGAGGCGGGATCCGCCAGCGCCGTCTCGTTCGAAGGCATCGGTGACGCGCCGTGGCTCCGCGGCTTCGTGCCCGGCGAGGGCGGGATCATCTTCCCCTGGGGCACGCCGCTGTTCGACCTCGGCTTCTTCGTCGCCATCATCGCGGCCTACCTCGCCTCGACCATCGAGTCCTTCGGCGACTACCACGCGATCTCGCGCATCGTCGGCAAGGGTGACCCGACCAAGAAGCAGATCAACCGGGGCATCGGCGCCGAGGGCATCGGCTGCTTCATCACCGGCCTCGTCGGCGGCTTCGCCTCGACCTCCTACAGCGAGAACATCGGCCTCGTCGGTCTGACCAAGGTCGCCAGCCGCGTGGTGGTCATCATCGGTGCGATCGCGCTGGTGGTCCTCGGCCTGGCCAGCAAGGTGGGCGCCGTCATCGCGACCATCCCCAGTCCCATCGTCGGTGGCATCTACCTCGCGCTGTTCGGGCTGATCGCCGCGGTCGGCCTGTCGAACCTGCAGCGCGCCGACATGGACTCGCAGCGCAACCTGATGATCGTCGGGTTCGTCCTGTTCATGGGCCTGGTCGTGCCGAACTACTTCGGCGGCCTGCCCGACGACTGGACGCTGCTCGGCGTGGGGTGGCTGACCGACCTGGCCAAGTCGATCGGCGGCTCGGGCATCGCCGTCGCCGCCATCGTCGGTCTGCTGCTCGACAACATCATCCCGGGCACCGACTTGGAGCGCGGCGTCGGCACCTACGACATCGGTGCCCCACCGGCCGACCAGCTCGGCATGGAGGGGTTGACCGAGGGTCGGCACCCGCGCCTGGACCGTCCGACGGACGACCCCACCGACCGGCCCTGA